The nucleotide window CCGAAGACGTCAGCGTGGCCGAGGTGTACGACCTGTCATCGGCGCTGGAAATGGACTGGTACGAAGACCTGCAGTTCTGCGCCCGCGGTGAAGCCGCGCAGTTGGTCCGCAATGGCGACACCAAACTCGGTGGCCGCCTGCCAGTGAATCCCTCCGGCGGTCTCGCCTGTTTCGGTGAAGCGGTTCCGGCCCAAGCACTGGCCCAGGTTTGCGAACTGACCTGGCAGCTGCGCGGCCAGGCTGGCGAGCGTCAGGTAGACGGCGCCAAGGTCGGCATTACCGCCAACCAGGGCCTGTTCGGCCACGGCTCATCAGTGATCGTGAAAAAATAAGCCCGACACTGACAGGAAAACAAAAGGGGCCGTTATGGCCCCTTTTTTATACGCGCAGATATCCACTTAACTCCCCTATCCACTTAACTCCCCGAGCACAGAACCCCGGTTCCTCCCAGCCCACAGTAGCCGCCGGGATTCTTATCCAGATACTGCTGATGATAAGGCTCGGCATAATAGAACGGCCCGGCGGGCTGAATCTCGGTGGTAATTGTTCCCAAGCCAGCCTTACTCAGCGCCGCCTGATACTGGTCGCGGCTCTGCTCGGCCTGCGCCTGCTGAGCGGCGGAAAAGGTATAAATGCCAGAGCGATACTGGGTACCGACATCGTTGCCCTGGCGCATCCCCTGTGTCGGATCGTGACTCTCCCAGAAACAGCGCAGCAGCGCATCGAGTTCGATGTCCGCAGGCCGATATACCACCAGCACCACTTCGTTGTGTCCGGTCATCCCCGAACAAACTTCCTCATATAGCGGGTTGGGCGTGTGTCCGGCACTGTAGCCAACTGCCGTGGTGTAGACGCCCGGCAACTGCCAGAATTTGCGTTCGGCTCCCCAAAAGCAGCCCAAGCCCACAATGAGCTGCTCACAGTCTTCCGGCCAGGGGCCGAGCAATGGCGTGCCCAGCACCGTATGCGTCTCCGGCACCGTCATGGTCGCATCTCGTCCGGGCAAAGCCTGTTCTGCGCTGGGAATAACGGCAGGCTTACGAAGGCGGTCAAAGAGGTTCATGGCGGCGCTCCTGTTGTGGTTGGCGAGACAACTGCTACTATGCCCTGATTCACCGCTCAGGTGCCAGTGCCGCAAAGCTATACGCGGCGCGGTATTCGCGGCGATTTCGCAGCATAAAAAATCACTGGGATTTTTTATTGCTATTTGCCGACAAACACGTTTAAATCGCCGCCTCTTTTAACCCTCGCGGAGGATTTATGCTAGATGAAAAGCTTGGATCTTATGCCCTCTCTGGAGGCTGGCG belongs to Spongiibacter tropicus DSM 19543 and includes:
- the msrA gene encoding peptide-methionine (S)-S-oxide reductase MsrA translates to MNLFDRLRKPAVIPSAEQALPGRDATMTVPETHTVLGTPLLGPWPEDCEQLIVGLGCFWGAERKFWQLPGVYTTAVGYSAGHTPNPLYEEVCSGMTGHNEVVLVVYRPADIELDALLRCFWESHDPTQGMRQGNDVGTQYRSGIYTFSAAQQAQAEQSRDQYQAALSKAGLGTITTEIQPAGPFYYAEPYHQQYLDKNPGGYCGLGGTGVLCSGS